The following are from one region of the Tachysurus fulvidraco isolate hzauxx_2018 chromosome 15, HZAU_PFXX_2.0, whole genome shotgun sequence genome:
- the LOC113659182 gene encoding ellis-van Creveld syndrome protein isoform X3 has product MVNKTTERSLIALYSYIVQQESKGDPWSLIDVGEGDHETEQDAMGRNTEPAERVSRTVSPINNDVSAFALKARVVYPINQRYRPLADGASDPSPHDSASSSSDWPDESGDEDESVLFGPVHNTHANLTFRRAQHYAHTLSYPDDERRLGLLYVTLQNLHQQMAQLQKEQWGIFLQIVQSLFSTDDHLQQQRELEKLKKELSSGLLRSKMGAEPICSIEEVKMAGREKLEHTLHTALRFAKQLERLCQHSHRSKPSDLTQEVARTLINCLLLVEKQLKVIRSNIIQALTDRQQWWEELSGWLRIRTALMRQEAELIIQLTSHAVEELTADGQLEFDHMEKLISELQSLMSNELQRCTEQVTDHTLQLVSDQCKKIDVRLRKMVKAQNKESRTIQSHDHQDAQQVAMAMAELNLKHWMQRHEFELQQDRKVADAVCDLWKKLFCSCSESVRMLWRECVVNMLTTSSAHSEEHSCTFLNNVELNWTNQMQQKDSHAHHQLQMLREQLEHRKQIWAEQEALATAAINHLGYLNMKITVAVITRQKELRDSVAVIEGKQRLLLSDLQHHLTAQHFYNTTLREMMTIQFSHTDTQSLQQELLSDLERSSELLQSHAEFLIGHALTCNVQLRSLISVPSDKTAVNDGQKEQLMKALRDSVCVSSDTLSTIIMNYCSHLQTVVTATQLRPPQQHSHLRERWQKTAECVKSLQRELNHWARKPHSAEFYRRVEQQKQHFLSVCEAECVCDRVDLQHQIRTISQELQKEEESFLFRLAALTRFPVTNTQTNRHAGTEQSLEPLKYRENLQYSTLPSAAD; this is encoded by the exons ATGGTGAATAAAACAACAGAACGCAGTTTAATAGCGTTATATTCGTATATAGTACAGCAGGAA TCTAAAGGTGACCCGTGGAGCCTTATAGATGTGGGTGAGGGAGACCATGAAACCGAGCAGGACGCCATGGGAAGAAACACAGAGCCTGCTGAAAGa GTGAGCCGCACGGTCAGTCCTATAAACAATGACGTCAGTGCGTTTGCGCTCAAGGCTCGGGTGGTTTATCCCATTAACCAGAGATACAGA CCACTGGCAGATGGAGCCTCAGATCCCTCACCCCACGACTCCGCCTCCTCGTCTTCTGATTGGCCGGATGAGAGCGGCGATGAGGATGAGAGTGTTCTATTTGGTCCTGTCCACAATACACATGCGAACCTCACATTCAGGAGAGCACAacactatgcacacacactctcctaccCAGA tgatgaaAGGAGACTCGGTCTGCTGTATGTGACGCTCCAGAACCTCCATCAACAAATGGCTCAGTTACAGAAAGAACAGTGGGGA ATTTTTCTCCAGATTGTACAATCTCTATTCAGCACAGATGATCACCTACAACAGCAGAgg GAATTAGAGAAGCTGAAAAAGGAATTGTCTTCTGGACTACTGAGGTCCAAGATGGGGGCAGAGCCAATCTGTTCCATAGAAGAAGTAAAAATGGCAGGAAGAGAGAAACTggaacacacactacacacg gctTTGCGTTTTGCTAAACAGTTGGAGCGGCTTTGTCAACATTCCCATAGAAGCAAGCCAAGTGATCTCACACAGGAAGTGGCACGGACGCTCATCAACTGCCTGCTGCTGGTGGAAAAGCAGCTGAAAGTCATTCGTTCCAATATCATTCAG GCATTAACAGATAGGCAGCAGTGGTGGGAGGAGTTATCTGGGTGGCTACGAATCAGGACTGCTTTAATGAGGCAGGAGGCGGAGCTTATAATTCAGCTCACTAGCCATGCAGTGGAGGAGCTGACAGCTGATGGACAGCTGGAGTTTGATCACATGGAGAAGCTGATCAGTGAGCTGCAGAGTCTGATGAGTAATGAGCTCCAGCGCTGCACTGAAC aggtCACAGATCACACTCTGCAGCTGGTCAGTGATCAATGTAAGAAGATCGACGTGAGGTTGAGGAAGATGGTAAAGGCTCAAAACAAAGAGAGTCGCACGATCCAATCTCACGATCATCAAGACGCCCAGcaggttgccatg GCGATGGCAGAGCTGAACTTAAAACACTGGATGCAGAGACACGAATTTGAACTACAGCAAGACAGAAAAGTGGCTGATGCTGTGTGTGACCTGTGGAAG aaaTTGTTTTGTAGTTGTTCAGAAAGTGTCAGGATGTTGTGGCGAGAATGTGTTGTGAACATGCTCACTACAAGCTCCGCCCATTCTGAGGAACACAGCTGCACATTTCTTAACAACGTGGAGCTTAATTGGACCAATCAGATGCAGCAGAAGGATAGCCACGCCCACCATCAGCTGCAGATGCTCAGAGAGCAGCTGGAGCATCgcaaacag ATTTGGGCTGAACAGGAAGCATTAGCTACTGCAGCCATCAATCATCTAGGCTACCTGAACATGAAGATTACTGTAGCAGTGATTACCAGGCAGAAGGAACTAAGGGACAG TGTTGCGGTGATTGAGGGAAAACAACGCCTCCTACTGTCAGATCTCCAGCACCACTTAACTGCTCAACACTtctataacacaacactgagagAGATGATGACTatacagttctcacacacagacacccag AGCCTCCAGCAGGAACTCCTGTCAGACCTCGAAAGATCCTCTGAGCTCCTCCAAAGCCATGCAGAGTTTCTGATTGGCCACGCCCTCACGTGTAATGTTCAACTGCGATCGCTCATTTCAGTACCGTCTGACAAGACAGCAGTAAATGACGGACAGAAG GAGCAGCTGATGAAGGCACTacgtgacagtgtgtgtgtatcaagtGACACTCTTTCCACTATCATAATGAATTACTGCTCTCACCTTCAAACAGTCGTCACGGCAACGCAGCTCCGCCCACCACAACAACATTCAC atttgagagagagatggcagaAGACAGCAGAGTGTGTGAAATCTCTACAACGGGAACTCAACCACTGGGCTAGAAAACCACACTCAGCCGAGTTCTACAGAAG agttgagcagcagaagcagcattttctctctgtttgtgaggcggagtgtgtgtgtgacagggtgGACCTGCAACACCAAATACGAACGATTAGTCAGGAGCTTCag AAAGAAGAGGAGAGTTTTCTGTTTCGACTGGCAGCTCTAACAAGATTTCctgtgacaaacacacaaacaaacagacatgcag gTACAGAGCAGAGTTTAGAGCCACTAAAGTACAGAGAGAACCTTCAGTATTCCACACTGCCCTCTGCAG CAGACTGA
- the LOC113659182 gene encoding ellis-van Creveld syndrome protein isoform X1 gives MECSGDVLLQQAGCVSLHSGLLLGSVCSGLLLGMIAAVFIHTILFKPYCLSAKSKGDPWSLIDVGEGDHETEQDAMGRNTEPAERVSRTVSPINNDVSAFALKARVVYPINQRYRPLADGASDPSPHDSASSSSDWPDESGDEDESVLFGPVHNTHANLTFRRAQHYAHTLSYPDDERRLGLLYVTLQNLHQQMAQLQKEQWGIFLQIVQSLFSTDDHLQQQRELEKLKKELSSGLLRSKMGAEPICSIEEVKMAGREKLEHTLHTALRFAKQLERLCQHSHRSKPSDLTQEVARTLINCLLLVEKQLKVIRSNIIQALTDRQQWWEELSGWLRIRTALMRQEAELIIQLTSHAVEELTADGQLEFDHMEKLISELQSLMSNELQRCTEQVTDHTLQLVSDQCKKIDVRLRKMVKAQNKESRTIQSHDHQDAQQVAMAMAELNLKHWMQRHEFELQQDRKVADAVCDLWKKLFCSCSESVRMLWRECVVNMLTTSSAHSEEHSCTFLNNVELNWTNQMQQKDSHAHHQLQMLREQLEHRKQIWAEQEALATAAINHLGYLNMKITVAVITRQKELRDSVAVIEGKQRLLLSDLQHHLTAQHFYNTTLREMMTIQFSHTDTQSLQQELLSDLERSSELLQSHAEFLIGHALTCNVQLRSLISVPSDKTAVNDGQKEQLMKALRDSVCVSSDTLSTIIMNYCSHLQTVVTATQLRPPQQHSHLRERWQKTAECVKSLQRELNHWARKPHSAEFYRRVEQQKQHFLSVCEAECVCDRVDLQHQIRTISQELQKEEESFLFRLAALTRFPVTNTQTNRHAGTEQSLEPLKYRENLQYSTLPSAAD, from the exons TCTAAAGGTGACCCGTGGAGCCTTATAGATGTGGGTGAGGGAGACCATGAAACCGAGCAGGACGCCATGGGAAGAAACACAGAGCCTGCTGAAAGa GTGAGCCGCACGGTCAGTCCTATAAACAATGACGTCAGTGCGTTTGCGCTCAAGGCTCGGGTGGTTTATCCCATTAACCAGAGATACAGA CCACTGGCAGATGGAGCCTCAGATCCCTCACCCCACGACTCCGCCTCCTCGTCTTCTGATTGGCCGGATGAGAGCGGCGATGAGGATGAGAGTGTTCTATTTGGTCCTGTCCACAATACACATGCGAACCTCACATTCAGGAGAGCACAacactatgcacacacactctcctaccCAGA tgatgaaAGGAGACTCGGTCTGCTGTATGTGACGCTCCAGAACCTCCATCAACAAATGGCTCAGTTACAGAAAGAACAGTGGGGA ATTTTTCTCCAGATTGTACAATCTCTATTCAGCACAGATGATCACCTACAACAGCAGAgg GAATTAGAGAAGCTGAAAAAGGAATTGTCTTCTGGACTACTGAGGTCCAAGATGGGGGCAGAGCCAATCTGTTCCATAGAAGAAGTAAAAATGGCAGGAAGAGAGAAACTggaacacacactacacacg gctTTGCGTTTTGCTAAACAGTTGGAGCGGCTTTGTCAACATTCCCATAGAAGCAAGCCAAGTGATCTCACACAGGAAGTGGCACGGACGCTCATCAACTGCCTGCTGCTGGTGGAAAAGCAGCTGAAAGTCATTCGTTCCAATATCATTCAG GCATTAACAGATAGGCAGCAGTGGTGGGAGGAGTTATCTGGGTGGCTACGAATCAGGACTGCTTTAATGAGGCAGGAGGCGGAGCTTATAATTCAGCTCACTAGCCATGCAGTGGAGGAGCTGACAGCTGATGGACAGCTGGAGTTTGATCACATGGAGAAGCTGATCAGTGAGCTGCAGAGTCTGATGAGTAATGAGCTCCAGCGCTGCACTGAAC aggtCACAGATCACACTCTGCAGCTGGTCAGTGATCAATGTAAGAAGATCGACGTGAGGTTGAGGAAGATGGTAAAGGCTCAAAACAAAGAGAGTCGCACGATCCAATCTCACGATCATCAAGACGCCCAGcaggttgccatg GCGATGGCAGAGCTGAACTTAAAACACTGGATGCAGAGACACGAATTTGAACTACAGCAAGACAGAAAAGTGGCTGATGCTGTGTGTGACCTGTGGAAG aaaTTGTTTTGTAGTTGTTCAGAAAGTGTCAGGATGTTGTGGCGAGAATGTGTTGTGAACATGCTCACTACAAGCTCCGCCCATTCTGAGGAACACAGCTGCACATTTCTTAACAACGTGGAGCTTAATTGGACCAATCAGATGCAGCAGAAGGATAGCCACGCCCACCATCAGCTGCAGATGCTCAGAGAGCAGCTGGAGCATCgcaaacag ATTTGGGCTGAACAGGAAGCATTAGCTACTGCAGCCATCAATCATCTAGGCTACCTGAACATGAAGATTACTGTAGCAGTGATTACCAGGCAGAAGGAACTAAGGGACAG TGTTGCGGTGATTGAGGGAAAACAACGCCTCCTACTGTCAGATCTCCAGCACCACTTAACTGCTCAACACTtctataacacaacactgagagAGATGATGACTatacagttctcacacacagacacccag AGCCTCCAGCAGGAACTCCTGTCAGACCTCGAAAGATCCTCTGAGCTCCTCCAAAGCCATGCAGAGTTTCTGATTGGCCACGCCCTCACGTGTAATGTTCAACTGCGATCGCTCATTTCAGTACCGTCTGACAAGACAGCAGTAAATGACGGACAGAAG GAGCAGCTGATGAAGGCACTacgtgacagtgtgtgtgtatcaagtGACACTCTTTCCACTATCATAATGAATTACTGCTCTCACCTTCAAACAGTCGTCACGGCAACGCAGCTCCGCCCACCACAACAACATTCAC atttgagagagagatggcagaAGACAGCAGAGTGTGTGAAATCTCTACAACGGGAACTCAACCACTGGGCTAGAAAACCACACTCAGCCGAGTTCTACAGAAG agttgagcagcagaagcagcattttctctctgtttgtgaggcggagtgtgtgtgtgacagggtgGACCTGCAACACCAAATACGAACGATTAGTCAGGAGCTTCag AAAGAAGAGGAGAGTTTTCTGTTTCGACTGGCAGCTCTAACAAGATTTCctgtgacaaacacacaaacaaacagacatgcag gTACAGAGCAGAGTTTAGAGCCACTAAAGTACAGAGAGAACCTTCAGTATTCCACACTGCCCTCTGCAG CAGACTGA
- the LOC113659182 gene encoding ellis-van Creveld syndrome protein isoform X2, producing the protein MECSGDVLLQQAGCVSLHSGLLLGSVCSGLLLGMIAAVFIHTILFKPYCLSAKSKGDPWSLIDVGEGDHETEQDAMGRNTEPAERVSRTVSPINNDVSAFALKARVVYPINQRYRPLADGASDPSPHDSASSSSDWPDESGDEDESVLFGPVHNTHANLTFRRAQHYAHTLSYPDDERRLGLLYVTLQNLHQQMAQLQKEQWGIFLQIVQSLFSTDDHLQQQRELEKLKKELSSGLLRSKMGAEPICSIEEVKMAGREKLEHTLHTALRFAKQLERLCQHSHRSKPSDLTQEVARTLINCLLLVEKQLKVIRSNIIQALTDRQQWWEELSGWLRIRTALMRQEAELIIQLTSHAVEELTADGQLEFDHMEKLISELQSLMSNELQRCTEQVTDHTLQLVSDQCKKIDVRLRKMVKAQNKESRTIQSHDHQDAQQVAMAMAELNLKHWMQRHEFELQQDRKVADAVCDLWKKLFCSCSESVRMLWRECVVNMLTTSSAHSEEHSCTFLNNVELNWTNQMQQKDSHAHHQLQMLREQLEHRKQIWAEQEALATAAINHLGYLNMKITVAVITRQKELRDSVAVIEGKQRLLLSDLQHHLTAQHFYNTTLREMMTIQFSHTDTQSLQQELLSDLERSSELLQSHAEFLIGHALTCNVQLRSLISVPSDKTAVNDGQKEQLMKALRDSVCVSSDTLSTIIMNYCSHLQTVVTATQLRPPQQHSHLRERWQKTAECVKSLQRELNHWARKPHSAEFYRRVEQQKQHFLSVCEAECVCDRVDLQHQIRTISQELQKEEESFLFRLAALTRFPVTNTQTNRHAGTEQSLEPLKYRENLQYSTLPSAD; encoded by the exons TCTAAAGGTGACCCGTGGAGCCTTATAGATGTGGGTGAGGGAGACCATGAAACCGAGCAGGACGCCATGGGAAGAAACACAGAGCCTGCTGAAAGa GTGAGCCGCACGGTCAGTCCTATAAACAATGACGTCAGTGCGTTTGCGCTCAAGGCTCGGGTGGTTTATCCCATTAACCAGAGATACAGA CCACTGGCAGATGGAGCCTCAGATCCCTCACCCCACGACTCCGCCTCCTCGTCTTCTGATTGGCCGGATGAGAGCGGCGATGAGGATGAGAGTGTTCTATTTGGTCCTGTCCACAATACACATGCGAACCTCACATTCAGGAGAGCACAacactatgcacacacactctcctaccCAGA tgatgaaAGGAGACTCGGTCTGCTGTATGTGACGCTCCAGAACCTCCATCAACAAATGGCTCAGTTACAGAAAGAACAGTGGGGA ATTTTTCTCCAGATTGTACAATCTCTATTCAGCACAGATGATCACCTACAACAGCAGAgg GAATTAGAGAAGCTGAAAAAGGAATTGTCTTCTGGACTACTGAGGTCCAAGATGGGGGCAGAGCCAATCTGTTCCATAGAAGAAGTAAAAATGGCAGGAAGAGAGAAACTggaacacacactacacacg gctTTGCGTTTTGCTAAACAGTTGGAGCGGCTTTGTCAACATTCCCATAGAAGCAAGCCAAGTGATCTCACACAGGAAGTGGCACGGACGCTCATCAACTGCCTGCTGCTGGTGGAAAAGCAGCTGAAAGTCATTCGTTCCAATATCATTCAG GCATTAACAGATAGGCAGCAGTGGTGGGAGGAGTTATCTGGGTGGCTACGAATCAGGACTGCTTTAATGAGGCAGGAGGCGGAGCTTATAATTCAGCTCACTAGCCATGCAGTGGAGGAGCTGACAGCTGATGGACAGCTGGAGTTTGATCACATGGAGAAGCTGATCAGTGAGCTGCAGAGTCTGATGAGTAATGAGCTCCAGCGCTGCACTGAAC aggtCACAGATCACACTCTGCAGCTGGTCAGTGATCAATGTAAGAAGATCGACGTGAGGTTGAGGAAGATGGTAAAGGCTCAAAACAAAGAGAGTCGCACGATCCAATCTCACGATCATCAAGACGCCCAGcaggttgccatg GCGATGGCAGAGCTGAACTTAAAACACTGGATGCAGAGACACGAATTTGAACTACAGCAAGACAGAAAAGTGGCTGATGCTGTGTGTGACCTGTGGAAG aaaTTGTTTTGTAGTTGTTCAGAAAGTGTCAGGATGTTGTGGCGAGAATGTGTTGTGAACATGCTCACTACAAGCTCCGCCCATTCTGAGGAACACAGCTGCACATTTCTTAACAACGTGGAGCTTAATTGGACCAATCAGATGCAGCAGAAGGATAGCCACGCCCACCATCAGCTGCAGATGCTCAGAGAGCAGCTGGAGCATCgcaaacag ATTTGGGCTGAACAGGAAGCATTAGCTACTGCAGCCATCAATCATCTAGGCTACCTGAACATGAAGATTACTGTAGCAGTGATTACCAGGCAGAAGGAACTAAGGGACAG TGTTGCGGTGATTGAGGGAAAACAACGCCTCCTACTGTCAGATCTCCAGCACCACTTAACTGCTCAACACTtctataacacaacactgagagAGATGATGACTatacagttctcacacacagacacccag AGCCTCCAGCAGGAACTCCTGTCAGACCTCGAAAGATCCTCTGAGCTCCTCCAAAGCCATGCAGAGTTTCTGATTGGCCACGCCCTCACGTGTAATGTTCAACTGCGATCGCTCATTTCAGTACCGTCTGACAAGACAGCAGTAAATGACGGACAGAAG GAGCAGCTGATGAAGGCACTacgtgacagtgtgtgtgtatcaagtGACACTCTTTCCACTATCATAATGAATTACTGCTCTCACCTTCAAACAGTCGTCACGGCAACGCAGCTCCGCCCACCACAACAACATTCAC atttgagagagagatggcagaAGACAGCAGAGTGTGTGAAATCTCTACAACGGGAACTCAACCACTGGGCTAGAAAACCACACTCAGCCGAGTTCTACAGAAG agttgagcagcagaagcagcattttctctctgtttgtgaggcggagtgtgtgtgtgacagggtgGACCTGCAACACCAAATACGAACGATTAGTCAGGAGCTTCag AAAGAAGAGGAGAGTTTTCTGTTTCGACTGGCAGCTCTAACAAGATTTCctgtgacaaacacacaaacaaacagacatgcag gTACAGAGCAGAGTTTAGAGCCACTAAAGTACAGAGAGAACCTTCAGTATTCCACACTGCCCTCTGCAG ACTGA
- the LOC113659182 gene encoding ellis-van Creveld syndrome protein isoform X4 — protein MGRNTEPAERVSRTVSPINNDVSAFALKARVVYPINQRYRPLADGASDPSPHDSASSSSDWPDESGDEDESVLFGPVHNTHANLTFRRAQHYAHTLSYPDDERRLGLLYVTLQNLHQQMAQLQKEQWGIFLQIVQSLFSTDDHLQQQRELEKLKKELSSGLLRSKMGAEPICSIEEVKMAGREKLEHTLHTALRFAKQLERLCQHSHRSKPSDLTQEVARTLINCLLLVEKQLKVIRSNIIQALTDRQQWWEELSGWLRIRTALMRQEAELIIQLTSHAVEELTADGQLEFDHMEKLISELQSLMSNELQRCTEQVTDHTLQLVSDQCKKIDVRLRKMVKAQNKESRTIQSHDHQDAQQVAMAMAELNLKHWMQRHEFELQQDRKVADAVCDLWKKLFCSCSESVRMLWRECVVNMLTTSSAHSEEHSCTFLNNVELNWTNQMQQKDSHAHHQLQMLREQLEHRKQIWAEQEALATAAINHLGYLNMKITVAVITRQKELRDSVAVIEGKQRLLLSDLQHHLTAQHFYNTTLREMMTIQFSHTDTQSLQQELLSDLERSSELLQSHAEFLIGHALTCNVQLRSLISVPSDKTAVNDGQKEQLMKALRDSVCVSSDTLSTIIMNYCSHLQTVVTATQLRPPQQHSHLRERWQKTAECVKSLQRELNHWARKPHSAEFYRRVEQQKQHFLSVCEAECVCDRVDLQHQIRTISQELQKEEESFLFRLAALTRFPVTNTQTNRHAGTEQSLEPLKYRENLQYSTLPSAAD, from the exons ATGGGAAGAAACACAGAGCCTGCTGAAAGa GTGAGCCGCACGGTCAGTCCTATAAACAATGACGTCAGTGCGTTTGCGCTCAAGGCTCGGGTGGTTTATCCCATTAACCAGAGATACAGA CCACTGGCAGATGGAGCCTCAGATCCCTCACCCCACGACTCCGCCTCCTCGTCTTCTGATTGGCCGGATGAGAGCGGCGATGAGGATGAGAGTGTTCTATTTGGTCCTGTCCACAATACACATGCGAACCTCACATTCAGGAGAGCACAacactatgcacacacactctcctaccCAGA tgatgaaAGGAGACTCGGTCTGCTGTATGTGACGCTCCAGAACCTCCATCAACAAATGGCTCAGTTACAGAAAGAACAGTGGGGA ATTTTTCTCCAGATTGTACAATCTCTATTCAGCACAGATGATCACCTACAACAGCAGAgg GAATTAGAGAAGCTGAAAAAGGAATTGTCTTCTGGACTACTGAGGTCCAAGATGGGGGCAGAGCCAATCTGTTCCATAGAAGAAGTAAAAATGGCAGGAAGAGAGAAACTggaacacacactacacacg gctTTGCGTTTTGCTAAACAGTTGGAGCGGCTTTGTCAACATTCCCATAGAAGCAAGCCAAGTGATCTCACACAGGAAGTGGCACGGACGCTCATCAACTGCCTGCTGCTGGTGGAAAAGCAGCTGAAAGTCATTCGTTCCAATATCATTCAG GCATTAACAGATAGGCAGCAGTGGTGGGAGGAGTTATCTGGGTGGCTACGAATCAGGACTGCTTTAATGAGGCAGGAGGCGGAGCTTATAATTCAGCTCACTAGCCATGCAGTGGAGGAGCTGACAGCTGATGGACAGCTGGAGTTTGATCACATGGAGAAGCTGATCAGTGAGCTGCAGAGTCTGATGAGTAATGAGCTCCAGCGCTGCACTGAAC aggtCACAGATCACACTCTGCAGCTGGTCAGTGATCAATGTAAGAAGATCGACGTGAGGTTGAGGAAGATGGTAAAGGCTCAAAACAAAGAGAGTCGCACGATCCAATCTCACGATCATCAAGACGCCCAGcaggttgccatg GCGATGGCAGAGCTGAACTTAAAACACTGGATGCAGAGACACGAATTTGAACTACAGCAAGACAGAAAAGTGGCTGATGCTGTGTGTGACCTGTGGAAG aaaTTGTTTTGTAGTTGTTCAGAAAGTGTCAGGATGTTGTGGCGAGAATGTGTTGTGAACATGCTCACTACAAGCTCCGCCCATTCTGAGGAACACAGCTGCACATTTCTTAACAACGTGGAGCTTAATTGGACCAATCAGATGCAGCAGAAGGATAGCCACGCCCACCATCAGCTGCAGATGCTCAGAGAGCAGCTGGAGCATCgcaaacag ATTTGGGCTGAACAGGAAGCATTAGCTACTGCAGCCATCAATCATCTAGGCTACCTGAACATGAAGATTACTGTAGCAGTGATTACCAGGCAGAAGGAACTAAGGGACAG TGTTGCGGTGATTGAGGGAAAACAACGCCTCCTACTGTCAGATCTCCAGCACCACTTAACTGCTCAACACTtctataacacaacactgagagAGATGATGACTatacagttctcacacacagacacccag AGCCTCCAGCAGGAACTCCTGTCAGACCTCGAAAGATCCTCTGAGCTCCTCCAAAGCCATGCAGAGTTTCTGATTGGCCACGCCCTCACGTGTAATGTTCAACTGCGATCGCTCATTTCAGTACCGTCTGACAAGACAGCAGTAAATGACGGACAGAAG GAGCAGCTGATGAAGGCACTacgtgacagtgtgtgtgtatcaagtGACACTCTTTCCACTATCATAATGAATTACTGCTCTCACCTTCAAACAGTCGTCACGGCAACGCAGCTCCGCCCACCACAACAACATTCAC atttgagagagagatggcagaAGACAGCAGAGTGTGTGAAATCTCTACAACGGGAACTCAACCACTGGGCTAGAAAACCACACTCAGCCGAGTTCTACAGAAG agttgagcagcagaagcagcattttctctctgtttgtgaggcggagtgtgtgtgtgacagggtgGACCTGCAACACCAAATACGAACGATTAGTCAGGAGCTTCag AAAGAAGAGGAGAGTTTTCTGTTTCGACTGGCAGCTCTAACAAGATTTCctgtgacaaacacacaaacaaacagacatgcag gTACAGAGCAGAGTTTAGAGCCACTAAAGTACAGAGAGAACCTTCAGTATTCCACACTGCCCTCTGCAG CAGACTGA
- the cops6 gene encoding COP9 signalosome complex subunit 6: MAASNGGGMEVDAAASPGVMASGVTGSVSVALHPLVILNISDHWIRLRSQEGRVIQVIGALIGKQEGRNIEVMNSFELLFHTVEDRIHIDKEYYYTKEEQFKQVFKDMEFLGWYTTGGLPDQSDIHIHKQVCEIIESPLFLKLNPMTKHTDLPVSVYESVIDIINGEATMLFAELPYTLATEEAERIGVDHVARMTSTGTGENSTVAEHLIAQHSAIKMLHSRVKLILEYVKAVEAGEVPFNHEILREANALCHRLPVLSTLKFKTDFYDQCNDVGLMAYLGTITKTCNSMNQFINKFNVLYDRQGIGRRMRGLFF, translated from the exons ATGGCGGCGAGTAATGGTGGAGGGATGGAAGTGGACGCGGCCG CGAGCCCCGGCGTGATGGCGTCTGGTGTCACTGGCAGTGTGTCTGTGGCACTTCATCCTCTCGTGATCCTGAACATCTCAGACCACTGGATCAGACTACGATCACAAGAGGGACGTGTAATACAAG TGATCGGCGCTTTGATTGGGAAACAGGAAGGCCGTAACATCGAAGTGATGAACTCCTTTGAGCTGCTGTTTCACACAGTGGAGGACAGAATTCACATTGACAAGGAGTATTACTACACGAAGGAGGAGCAGT tcaaGCAGGTGTTTAAGGACATGGAGTTCCTCGGCTGGTACACGACTGGTGGTCTTCCTGATCAATCAGATATTCACATTCATAAACAG GTGTGTGAGATCATCGAAAGTCCGCTCTTCCTGAAGCTCAACCCAATGACTAAACACACGGAC tTGCccgtgagtgtgtatgagtcaGTGATTGACATCATTAACGGGGAG GCAACCATGTTGTTCGCAGAGCTACCGTACACTTTGGCGACAGAGGAGGCTGAGCGAATCGGAGTGGATCACGTAGCACGCATGACGTCGACAGGAACAGGAGAGAATTCCACAG ttgcTGAACATCTCATAGCTCAGCACAGTGCCATAAAGATGCTGCACAGTCGAGTGAAACTGATACTGGAGTACGTGAAAGCAGTGGAGGCCG gtgaaGTTCCGTTTAACCACGAGATCCTGCGTGAGGCGAACGCTCTGTGTCATCGGCTACCTGTACTGAGCACACTTAAGTTCAAGACCGACTTCTATgat CAATGCAACGATGTGGGTCTGATGGCGTATCTCGGCACCATCACAAAAACCTGCAACAGCATGAACCAGTTCATCAACAAGTTCAACGTGCTGTACGACAGACAGGGGATCGGCCGGCGCATGAGGGGATTGttcttctaa